The following proteins come from a genomic window of Miscanthus floridulus cultivar M001 chromosome 2, ASM1932011v1, whole genome shotgun sequence:
- the LOC136524265 gene encoding tetraspanin-10-like: MGSASAFVIRWINFFTMILALLVVGFGFWMTTHNDECRRSLTVPVIALGGVIFLISLVGFLGAWKNVSCLLWTYLIMLFVVLVAIMVFTVLAFIITNSGSGHIVPGARYKEYRLQDYSSWFVKQLDDTEKWARLKSCLVKTDDCNNLSKRYKTAREYKLADLTPMESGCCRPPAECGYPALNASYFDLSYHPVSTNVDCKLYKNARSVRCYDCNSCKAGVAQYMKTEWRVVAIFNVILFIILSFVYFVGCCARRNTGGSDAKGRGR, encoded by the exons ATGGGCAGCGCCAGCGCGTTCGTCATCAGGTGGATCAACTTCTTCACCATG ATACTGGCACTACTGGTGGTGGGTTTCGGGTTCTGGATGACCACCCACAACGACGAGTGCAGGCGGTCCTTGACCGTCCCTGTCATTGCTCTCGGTGGAGTGATCTTTCTCAT ATCGCTCGTCGGATTCCTTGGTGCTTGGAAGAACGTTTCCTGCTTGCTCTGGACA TACCTAATCATGCTGTTCGTGGTCTTGGTGGCAATCATGGTGTTCACGGTGCTTGC GTTTATCATAACAAACTCTGGAAGTGGTCATATTGTTCCTGGGGCTAG GTATAAAGAGTATCGTCTTCAGGATTACAGCTCCTGGTTTGTCAAACAG CTCGATGACACAGAGAAATGGGCTCGCCTGAAAAGCTGCCTAGTGAAGACAGATGACTGCAACAACTTGTCGAAAAGATACAAG ACTGCAAGAGAATACAAGCTTGCAGACCTTACTCCCATGGAGTCGGGTTGCTGCCGCCCACCAGCAGA GTGCGGGTACCCAGCTCTAAATGCATCCTATTTCGATCTGAGCTATCATCCGGTGAGCACAAACGTCGACTGCAAACTGTACAAGAACGCCCGTTCTGTCAGGTGCTACGACTGCAATTCTTGCAA AGCTGGGGTCGCGCAGTACATGAAGACAGAGTGGCGAGTGGTGGCTATCTTCAACGTGATATTGTTCATCATCCTG TCGTTCGTGTACTTCGTTGGCTGCTGTGCGCGGAGAAACACTGGAGGAAGCGATGCGAAAGGTCGTGGCAGGTGA